One region of Mycolicibacterium rhodesiae NBB3 genomic DNA includes:
- a CDS encoding MbtH family protein, with protein sequence MSTNPFDDDNGSFFVLVNDEEQHSLWPSFADVPAGWQVVYGEADRAACLEYVEEHWPDIRPKSLRERLAQGGTLDG encoded by the coding sequence GTGAGCACCAATCCGTTCGACGACGACAACGGTAGCTTCTTCGTTTTGGTCAATGACGAGGAGCAACACAGCCTGTGGCCGAGCTTTGCCGACGTGCCGGCCGGATGGCAGGTGGTGTACGGAGAAGCGGACCGCGCTGCGTGCCTCGAGTATGTAGAGGAGCATTGGCCGGACATACGGCCGAAGAGCCTGCGCGAGCGGTTGGCGCAGGGCGGGACTCTTGACGGATAG
- a CDS encoding glycosyltransferase, which yields MKFVLACWGSRGDVEPSLAVGRELLRRGHEVHMPVPPDLVGFVETAGVPGVPYGPEVEAILNEDFVRNLWAKFVRNPVELLREMWSVIIDNWEEAGNTLMRLADGADLLSTTINFEQAAGNVAEYYGIPLVAMHHFPVRPNGQLIPMIPSPLIRSASTISEWLFWRATRSVEDAQRSALGLPKATYRAPRRLAENGWLEAQLYDAVCVPGLADEWAKWDGRRPFVGAPTMQLSTAADDDVAAWIAAGTPPICFATGSIPVKSPAETMAMISTACTELGERGLICAGGTDYSDVPYPDHIKVVGVVNYAAVFPACRAIVHHGGAGTTAASLRAGTPTLIQWSSADQPFWGNQLKRLHVGTARRLSANTTKSLVADLRQILDPQYSVRARQLATQLTTPADAVTRTADLFEHAASNAAASNR from the coding sequence ATGAAATTTGTCCTCGCGTGCTGGGGAAGTCGCGGCGACGTCGAGCCTTCGCTAGCCGTCGGTCGCGAACTGCTGCGCCGGGGCCACGAAGTACATATGCCCGTGCCGCCCGACCTGGTGGGGTTCGTCGAAACCGCGGGTGTGCCGGGGGTGCCGTACGGCCCGGAAGTGGAGGCCATCCTCAACGAGGACTTCGTGCGCAATCTCTGGGCGAAGTTCGTCCGCAACCCGGTCGAGTTACTGCGCGAGATGTGGTCGGTGATCATCGACAACTGGGAGGAGGCCGGCAATACGCTGATGAGGCTGGCGGACGGCGCCGATCTGTTGTCGACCACGATCAACTTCGAGCAGGCCGCCGGCAATGTCGCGGAGTACTACGGCATTCCCTTGGTAGCCATGCACCACTTCCCCGTCCGACCCAACGGTCAGCTCATCCCGATGATTCCGTCGCCGCTGATCCGCTCGGCGAGCACCATTTCGGAGTGGCTGTTCTGGCGCGCGACACGCTCCGTTGAAGACGCCCAGCGCAGCGCGCTCGGCCTGCCCAAGGCCACCTACCGCGCACCGCGGCGTCTCGCCGAAAACGGATGGCTGGAAGCCCAGCTCTACGACGCGGTGTGCGTGCCGGGGCTGGCCGACGAGTGGGCCAAGTGGGACGGCAGACGACCTTTCGTCGGTGCGCCAACGATGCAACTGAGCACCGCGGCCGATGACGACGTCGCGGCGTGGATCGCCGCGGGAACCCCACCGATCTGCTTCGCCACCGGCAGCATCCCCGTCAAATCGCCTGCCGAGACCATGGCCATGATCAGCACCGCCTGCACGGAGCTGGGCGAGCGAGGCCTGATCTGCGCGGGCGGGACTGACTACAGCGACGTCCCGTATCCCGACCACATCAAGGTGGTGGGGGTGGTCAACTACGCCGCGGTCTTCCCAGCCTGCCGCGCCATCGTGCACCACGGCGGTGCGGGCACGACCGCGGCCAGTCTGCGCGCAGGCACCCCAACGCTGATCCAGTGGAGCTCGGCCGATCAGCCGTTCTGGGGAAATCAGCTGAAAAGACTACATGTAGGCACCGCCCGGCGACTGTCGGCCAACACCACCAAATCACTGGTCGCCGACCTGCGGCAGATCCTCGACCCCCAGTACAGCGTCCGAGCCCGACAACTCGCGACCCAGTTGACCACGCCCGCCGATGCCGTCACACGCACGGCCGACCTGTTCGAACACGCCGCGAGCAACGCTGCGGCAAGCAATCGCTGA